A portion of the Bombina bombina isolate aBomBom1 chromosome 11, aBomBom1.pri, whole genome shotgun sequence genome contains these proteins:
- the LOC128641584 gene encoding olfactory receptor 1C1-like: protein MGNQTVYEFHLSGLANHFQTQCLLFVLFLLIYLMTISTNLLILFLAFIDSQLHTPMYFFLGNLAFIDMSYSSVTVPRMLCDVFTTNRTISLPACITQVFFFIYFASSELFLLAAMSYDRYVAICHPLHYIQIMSWKVCTQFISVVWTLGFLYSLVHTLCSLRLTFCGSNIIHNFFCDLPHLFQLSCTDTLVNIVVILIVGGILGIAALAVTFIPYTYILSTVLQIRSSGGKRKALSTCTSHLTVVLIFYGSIIFIYFIPATSYMFEVNRLVNVIYAVINPLLNPLIYSLRNKDLKDALRKSTLIKVLKGT, encoded by the coding sequence ATGGGAAATCAAACAGTGTACGAATTTCATCTTTCTGGACTCGCAAACCATTTCCAGACTCAGTGCCTTCTTTTTGTCCTTTTCCTTCTTATCTACCTGATGACCATCAGCACAAACCTTCTCATCCTTTTCCTGGCATTCATTGACTCTCAGCTTCATACACCCATGTACTTCTTCCTCGGGAACCTGGCGTTTATAGACATGTCTTACTCCTCTGTGACCGTACCAAGGATGCTCTGTGATGTCTTCACTACAAACAGAACAATATCTCTCCCTGCTTGTATAACtcaagtcttcttctttatttattttgctagcTCTGAGCTATTTCTGTTGGCTGCAATGTCCTATGATAGATATGTTGccatctgccaccctctgcattatATTCAAATCATGTCCTGGAAAGTCTGTACACAGTTCATATCTGTGGTTTGGACCCTTGGTTTCCTATATTCTTTGGTGCACACTCTCTGCTCACTCAGACTGACCTTCTGTGGTTCAAACATAATCCATAATTTCTTTTGTGACCTCCCTCATTTATTCCAGCTGTCCTGTACTGACACTTTAGTCAACATTGTAGTAATATTGATTGTAGGAGGAATTCTAGGAATTGCTGCTTTAGCTGTTACATTTATTCCTTATACCTATATCCTTAGTACTGTCCTCCAAATCAGAAGCTCTGGAGGGAAACGGAAAGCTCTCTCTACCTGCACGTCCCATCTAACAGTTGTATTAATCTTCTATGGTTCCAtcatttttatttactttattccCGCAACAAGCTACATGTTTGAGGTAAATAGGTTGGTTAATGTCATTTATGCCGTTATTAACCCTTTACTAAATCCACTAATCTACAGCTTGAGAAATAAAGATCTGAAAGATGCCCTTAGAAAATCCACATTGataaaagtacttaaagggacatga